The stretch of DNA CTCGACGACGTTCACGGTGGACCTCCTCGCTCGTCGGAACCATCCTGGTCGCCAGGGGGGGAGTCGGCTGGGAGCGGGAACTGGCCGCTCAAGAGCGCGACGAGTTGGGCACGATAGCGCTCGAAGGCCGCGCGACCGTACGGCGTGAGCGCCAGAAAGGTGCGCGGCTTGCGAGCGACGAACGCTTTGCGGACACGGATGTAGCCAGCTTCCTCCAGGCGCAGGAGATGGGTGCTCAGGTTGCCGTCGGTGAGGCCGAGCAGGTCACGGAGGGTCGTGAACTCGACCTCGGTTTCCGGCGCGAGCGCGGCGAGCGCGGCCATGATGCGGAGTCGGGTGGGCTGATGGATGCGTTCATCGAGCGTCATCGCGACTGCTCCACCAGACCCGGAGACCGCCGGCTATCAGGGCGCTGCCACCGAGGAGGCCGACCAGCAGCGCGTAGGGAGCTGGGCCGAGGAGGTGGCCGACGACGGCGACCGCGGTGACGAAGAGCCCGAGGATGGCCATGAAGGGGGTGATCCAGATGCCGTAGAGGACGTAGCCCGCCATGATGGCAGTAACCAGGACGAAGCTGGCCAGCTCGGGATCGCGCGGGAAGAGGAGCGATGCCCACAGGCCGAGATAGCCGCTGGCGACAGCCCAGGAGAGTCCGAGGCGGCGGCCCTGCGGGGAACGCAAGCGGCGCGCGGTGAGGAACTGAGTACCGAAGGAGACCGCCAGGCCGAGCGCAACCAGTCCGATCCAGAGCAGGGTCAGTGCGTCGCCGGCGAGCAGGAGGCTGGCCGGGAAACCGATGAGCCAGACCAGGCCCCAAGCGGCGAGGCTCGGTGCCAGCGTCCAGCGGAGGACGGCCCGGCGGACAGCCTGTTGGGTGCGGGCGATGGTGGTGAGCGCCTCTTCCAGTTCCGGCTGGTGCACGGTGCCCCTCCGTTCGGTGCCGAGCATCTGCGGAGTACTTTGTTATACAAAGTACTCCGTATTCGTGTCGTTGTCAAGGGGTGGGGGCAGTGCTGCTGGGGGAAAGGGCGATCAGGCGGCTCTGGGTCGGCAGGGTTGCGGATGGGTAGCCGTGGCCGGAGGGCGTCGGCAGTTCCGCCGACCGGCGAACGCGGGGCAGGCGGAGGGAAAGTCGCGTGGTGTTCGGGTCGGCTGCACACGGCGTCCGGTTTCTCGAATGGAGGGTTAGAATCAGGGCGAGTGGATCGGTCTCGTCCTGGCGCTGAGGAGGCAAGCGATGGGTGCAGTAGAGTACCGGCCAGGGTTGGAGGGCGTGATCGCTACCGAAACAGCGATCTCCTATCTCGATGTCGAACATGAGGAGATCGTCGTCCGCGGCTACAACCTGCTCGACCTGGCTCGGCAGCGGACCTACGTGGACGTGGTGGGGCTCCTGGTGAATGGCCAGCTGCCGGCCGAGGCGGAGCGATCGGCACTGGAGCAGCAGTTGCTCGCCGTGGCCGACGTGCCAGCGGAGATCTGGCAGATCTTGCGGCTGCTGCCGCGCGAGATGGATGCCATGGACCGCCTGCGCACGGCGGTCTCGGCGCTGGGCGGCTGGGATCAGGCGGCCAACTCGGCGGATCCGGAGCAGGACCGGCAGAGCGGCTTCCGGGTCATCGCACAGTCCGCGACGATCGTGGCCAACCTGATCCGCGTCGCGGAAGGGGGAGAGCCGCTGCTGCCCGACCGGCGCCGTTCCTATCCGGAGAACTTCCTCTGGATGATCACCGGGCGGGAGCCGGATCCGGCCGAGGTGCGTGCCTTCGATCAGACGCTCATCGCCTATGCTGAGCACGAACTCCCGAACTCGACTTTCGCGGCGCGGGTCATCGCCTCGACGCTGGCTGATCTCTATGGTGCCTTGACCGGCGCAGTCGCCTCGCTCAAGGGGCGCTTGCACGGTGGAGCCAACGAGGCGGTGAATGGAGATGCTGCTGGAGGCCGGCGACGAGGACGGCTTGGAGCGACTGATCCGCGAGAAGCTGGCGCGCAAGGAGCGGATCATGGGCTTCGGCCACCGGGTCTACATGCGGCGCAT from Thermomicrobium roseum DSM 5159 encodes:
- a CDS encoding winged helix-turn-helix domain-containing protein, whose translation is MTLDERIHQPTRLRIMAALAALAPETEVEFTTLRDLLGLTDGNLSTHLLRLEEAGYIRVRKAFVARKPRTFLALTPYGRAAFERYRAQLVALLSGQFPLPADSPPGDQDGSDERGGPP